A segment of the Bacillus sp. es.034 genome:
ACGTCAAAAAAAAGGATGCATCTTATAAGATGCATCCTTTTTTCTATGTATGACCTGTGAGGGATTCGAACCCACGACCCCTTCCCTGTCAAGGAAGTGCTCTCCCACTGAGCTAACAAGTCGCGATGTAAGGTACATATTCTATTATAGTAAATCTTATAGAATTGTCAATGGATTTTTCTAAAGAAATTCACCTTTTCCAGATTTCATGTATAAAGGAACATTCGTTCGCATATAATGTCAATACGTTCAACTGAGAGGGGTTTCCACATGATGAGGATATTAGAGCGATCGTTGATGGATCGATGTCCCATTGAAATTATATACATGACTTCGGAGCTGAAATGCTCGAAAAGGAGAATACTGGTGAAAAGAGTTGAAAAGGATTATATCACAGCTTATTGTTATTTCAGGAAAGCTGTTCGCAACTTCAGGCTTCATGATATCTTAGCTGCATCCCCCATCCTTCTTCATTCTGACCGGACGATATCAAGAGGGGATGACAACAAATAAGAGGCTGTTAGCCCATGAGTGGGGTAACAGCCTCTTATTATGTTATGCCGTTGCTTTTGTTGGTGTTTTATCTTCTCTCTTAATAAAGAATTGCAGCGCAAGCATGATGCCGAATAACACCAGACCGATAATGTCCGACATACCCTCTGGATAAATCAGTAATAATCCGGCTGCTACGCAAAGTAGACGTTCTATGACGAACACTCGTCGGTACCAATACCCGATCATACCTGCCCCGATTGCCATCATTCCCGTTACGGCCGTAAAGACGACCCATAGTAATCTCGGAATGGTTGTATCGATCATTAACAGTTCAGGTGACAGGACGAACATATAAGGGATGATAAAGGCGGCGATGGCCAATTTAGCGGAATTGACCCCTGTCCTTATCGGTTCCCCTCCCGATACCCCGGCTGCTGCGAATGCCGCAAGTGCCACTGGAGGCGTGATATCAGCAATGATCCCGAAGTAAAACACAAATAAGTGAGCCGCTAACTCAGGTGCTCCTAATAATATGATCGCTGGAGCAGCGATGGTGGATGTAATGACATAGTTCGCCGTTGTCGGGGAACCCATACCGAGTACGATCGACGCGATCATCGTGAAGATCAATGTTAGGATCAGCTTGCCTTCTGTTGTATTGGTCAGATCTGCAGCCAGATCCACCAATCCATTTGCCAGTGTCAATCCTAACCCCGTTTTCGTTACAACACCGACGATCATACCGGCGGCAGCTGTCGCCACGGCTACAGACAAGGCAGTTCTGGCGCCGTCAACAAGGGCATCCACAGCATCCTTGAAACCGATCCTTGTATCTTTTCGTATGGCACTGATGACGATAGTGGCAACAATCGACCACAGTGCAGCCCGCATGACACTCATCCCGCTTACCAACAGAATGATGACCGTCAGTATCGGAAGCAGCAGATAAATCTTCTTAAATACTTCTTTACGGTTGGGCATTTCTTCATCTGATAATCCACGAAGACCGATACGCTTCGCTTCAAAGTGAGTCATGATCCAAATCCCGGTAAAATAGAGGACGGCAGGAATCGAGGCAGCTTTCGCAATATCCCAATAGGAAATCCCACCGATAAACTCGACCATAAGGAAAGCGGCAGCTCCCATGATTGGAGGCATCAGCTGACCACCTGTCGACGCAGCAGCCTCTACCCCGCCGGCAAACTCTTTACGGTACCCAAGCTTCTTCATCATAGGAATCGTGAAAGAACCTGAAGTCACGACGTTTGCGACCGAACTCCCACTGATCGTCCCTTGAAGGGCACTGGAGAAAATGGCAACCTTTGCGGGACCTCCGACACGTTTCCCGGCAATGGACACGGCCAAATCATTGAAATATTGTCCGACGCCGGTTTTCACCAGGAACGCTCCGAATAACAGGAACAGGAAGATGAAGGTGGCTGATACATATAGGGGCGTACCAAGGATCCCTTCACTTGTAAAGAACATCGTTTTCACGATATCGTCCCAGTCATATCCTCTGTGGGCAAGGAATCCAGGCATCAATCTGCCATAATACATATACAGGATGAAGGCAGAAGCAATGATGGTAATCGGCAACCCTACTGCACGACGGGTTGCTTCAAGTACAAGGATCATGGCAGCGAAACCGACATAGAAATCAAGGGAGGTCATTAATCCCACCCTGCTGACGATGTCATCCTGCATGATCGGCCAATAAGCACCGATCCCAATCGAGATGACTGAAAGAACAACGTCATACCAGGCGATCTTATCCTTCTTCAGATTCTTCTTCCGGGCAGGGAATAAGAGGAACACTAAAGAAAGTGCGAACCCTAAGTGAATGGATAACAATAATTGCCTAGGGATGAATTGAAAGATGGATGCGACTAATTGAAATAATGAAAATGCCAATAATCCGAAGAATATGATCCATTTAAATATCCCGTGATGGAATTTTCTTGTAGATGATTCGGGATCATATTTCTCTAGTAACTCTTGTTGTTGTTCTGCAGTCAATGATTCAAATTCTTTATCTTTTTCCAACTACAGTCACTCCTTTCCACTGGTCATAAAGTGATTGTTTCATAATTTGAACGCGAACGACGGAGCCTTTATCAAAATAGTCGGCTAAAGGATATTCCTTTTCGTCCATCACAAGGCGGTGATTGGCGACGACCTGTCCGATCCGGATATCAATGAATGGGAACACTTTATCCATATTAGAAATTAAATATTTGCCTTCCTTCGTCACTTCAAAGGTTTCATTGCCCTCTGCATTGGCCGGCATTCCAATGGCAGTATCTTCATAGAGTAATTGGGTTTGTTGAATTTGATTGGCAGATGTTTGATGGTAAAATTCCTCTACTTCTGATAAATGAATAGAGTGTGTATAGCGAACCGAAAATGAATGATCCTCAGGAAGACTGAAAAGGACCGGGTCCCCCGTAGTACTCCTCGGTTCTATCACTAAAAAAGTTTGTAAGGGTATAAAAAGGATGATTCCGACACAAAGAATAAGGAGAATCGCACCTATGAATGAAAATTTCTTCATCAAGAATTCCCCACCATTCCATTTATTGTCCGTTTTCTTGTTTTCTTAAAGGCTTGGAATTAGCTTAAACCAAAACAAAAGAATAGACCATATTAAGCGGCCTATCCCTTCGTCCATCTTCTGGTGTGAAACTATTCCATTGAAATTCCTTTTTCATCAAAGTATTTCTTTGCACCAGGATGTAATTCGATTCCCATACCTTTAAGTCCATCTTCAGCTTTGATCAGCTTCCCTTTGGCGTGGGTGATTTTATCCGTGTTTTCAAAAATGGCTTTTGTTACATCGTAGATGACATCTTCAGAAATGTCGGCGTTCGTCACAAGCATGGCACGAACGGCAACGGTTGTCACAGCTTCATCCACTTTACTGTAAGTTCCAGCCGGGATTTCATCTTCTGAGTAGTAAGGATACTTCTCGATCAATTCGCTGACTTTATCTGACTCAACAGGTACGATTGTGATGTCTTCTGTCGCAGCCAGACCTTCAACCGCTCCAGTAGGAGTACCCGATGTGATGAATGCAGCATCGATCGTGCCATCCTGGATCCCAGTCGTTGAATCATCAAATGATAGATTACGAGCTTCTAAGTCTTCCAGCTTAATACCATGAACCTCAAGGATTTGAGTGGCATTCAGTAAGGTACCAGATCCAGCTTCACCTACAGAAACGACTTTCCCTTTTAGATCTTCCACTGATTTGATACCTGAATCCTTCGTTGTCACGATCTGGATTGTTTCTGGATATAGTGTCGCAATACCTCTTGCGTTCTCTACCTTGTTGTCCTTGAACATTTCTGTACCTTCAGACGCGTAAGATGCAATATCCGTTTGTGTAAAAGCGATTTCAGTTTTGCCGTCTTTCACAGCGGCCATATTCTCAGCAGATGCACCTGAAGTGGATGCTGAAGACTTGATTCCGGTTTCATCTTCGATAATCTTAGCGAATGTTCCGCCCAACGGGTAATATGTACCCCCTGTTCCACCTGTAGCAATTCCAATGAAGTCAACCTCTTTGTTACCTTCACCATCAGATGATGAACCTCCACCTGATCCGCCGCCACATGCAGCAAGAACGACAGATAGAACTAGAAGTAGTGCAGTGCTTAGAAATAAACTGCGTTTTTTCATATTCTAATTCCCCCCTATTAAATTTTATACGTTAACGAAATAATTGTAACACAATCTGTAACAATCTTGTCAAATCAAATACATAAACTTTTAATGTTTTTCATAAAAAACCTTATTATACAGAGCCCTTGCCTACAATCCCCTCTACCCTGAACCTGTTAATGTATAAGAAATGTATAAAGCGGTTGCAGGAAATACAGCCCATTTCACCTGCCGTGTATATTTGTCCACACAAAAAGGACTGAAGATGAATTCACATTCTCCAGTCCACAGCTGTTATATATCAGGTTGTCTATCAGCCGATTAATTCCTCGTCCTCAAACTTCAACTTATCTTCTTCGGAAATATTCTCTTCACGGTCCCTCAAGCTATGGGCAATCCTTGAAGATGCATTTGCAGCGATGCTTGCTACAATATCATCTAAAAAGGTATGGACACCCTTTCCGTTTTTCGTATCCAATTCACGGATGATGCCTATCTTATTTTTGTCAAGATGACCAAAAGTGGTCACGGCTATGCTTCCATATCCAAGGGCAGCCCCCAGTGCGATGGTCTCATCGACTCCAAACAAGCCCTCATCCGTTTCCACGATTGATTGAAGAGGTTCAGAAAGCTTCTTCTCTTCAGCCAGCTGATCCAATTCCACCCCGACAAGGATGGCATGCTGTATCTCCCTTTTTAATAAGACTCTTTTCACACTATCAATACAATCGTCCATCGTAAGCTCATGATTATATGGATACTGCATTTCAAAGACGATCTCGGCTATATCTTCTATGGTCACTCCCCGATCTTTCAATCTTTGGAGTGCAGCTTTGGTAACATCTCTTGAATGAACAGGTTTATTCATGGTTATTCCCCCTTCTAAACAGCCCTGATTCTATAAAAATTATAACACTCTTTTGAATTTTCGTATTGCAATCCGCTTTTGGGAATTCTGAAAGAGATTATGGTACAATCTTTCTGTAAACGTTAACAATGATCCTAGGAGGCTATCGTCATGACAACTGTAAGAGGAACTGTAACCGAATTAAACCTCTTTAGCAAAGAATTAAACGAAGAGATGAAGATGCTGGTTTATTTACCGGCAACCTACTCTCCCCTTTATAAATACACCCTGCTCATTGCACAGGATGGCAAAGATTACTTCCAGCTGGGAAGGATCCCCCGACTCGCGGATGAACTGCTTTCAAAAAAGGAAATCGAAAATATGATCATAGTGGGGGTCCCATACAAGGACGTAGAGGATCGCAGACGGAAATATCATCCCCACGGTGAGGAAAACGATGCGTATATCCGCTTTCTGGCACATGAACTGGTCCCCTATTTAGATGAGCATTATCCGACTTATCATATAGGGATGGGACGTGCCCTTATCGGAGATTCATTGGGTGCAACCGTGTCTTTGATGACTGCATTGAAATACCCGAACACATTTGGCAAGGTTCTCCTTCAATCTCCATTCGTCAACGAAAAAGTCCTTGATGCCGTGGAAGACTTCACACAGCCTCATCTGCTTAGCATTTACCATATAATAGGCAAGCAGGAAACCGAAGTGAAAACGACAGATGGAAAAGTTAAGGACTTCTTGAAACCAAACCGACAGCTTCATGAAACATTCGATCAAAAAGGATTCAGTTCCTTTTACGATGAATTCGACGGGGACCACACATGGAAGCATTGGCAGCCTGATTTAAAACGTGCATTGAAGTTGATGTTTTAGCTTATTAAAAGGCAAGGGGGCCCCCTTGTCTCTCAGATAAGCCGTAAGCTTCAGTAATCATCCCATTGCTCTTTCGTTCGCCCTATATTAAATTTTTGAAAAATTTGCTATACTATACATATGACAATGATAGTTAAATAGAGGAGGATTGAAGAAAATGAATTATGGTATAGTCATTTTCCCATCGAAAAAGCTTCAAGATATCGCGAACTCTTATAGGAAACGCTATGATCCTCATTACGCATTGGTTCCGCCGCATTTGACATTGAAAAATGTCTTTAGTGCAGACGACGATCAAATTAAAGATATCGCAGGAAAGCTTTCCGTGATTTCCAAGAAATACGATCCATTTAATTTAAAGGTGTACAAAGTAAGTTCCTTTCAACCTGTAAACAATGTGATTTATTTCAAAGTCGAGTCAAATCCTGAACTACAAGGGTTGCACGATGACATGCATCATCAGAACTTCATGGGTGACGAACCGGAGTTCGCTTTCGTTCCTCACATCACGATCGCCCAGAAGCTTTCCAATGATGAACATTCGGATATTTTCGGCTCATTGAGCATGCTCGGGATCGATCACGAGGAAACAATCGACCGTTTCCACTTACTTTATCAGTTAGAGAACGGCTCCTGGACCGTATACGAAACGTTCCGATTAGGGAAGGAACAGTAAACCGTGAATGTCGAAGTTGCCAAGTCAGAAGATCAGATCCAAGAGGTATTCCATATACGAAAGAAGGTCTTTGTAGAGGAACAGCACGTTCCCCTGGAAGAAGAAATCGATGAGTATGAAAACGAATCCACCCATTTCGTTCTCTATGCTGAGGACAAAGCGGTCGGGGCTGGGCGGTTTCGCATTCTAGATGGAGTTGGAAAAGTAGAAAGGATCTGTGTCCTTAAATCCATCAGGGGGAAAGGTGCAGGGCGTGAATTAATGCTTGCGATAGAAGAGTATGCGAAGCGGCAGCCATTATCACAATTGAAATTAAATGCCCAAACCTATGCCATTCCTTTTTACGAAGGATTGGGATATCAGGTTACTTCCGATGAATTCCTCGATGCCGGCATCCCTCATAAAACCATGAAAAAAACCATTTGAATAGAGCAGAGCGTCCAGTTTCAGGCCTGGATTCTCTGTTCTTTTTTGTTTATCCCTTCGTATATTCACCATCCATCCCGGCGATAATGGTGAAAGGTATGGAAAAGGGG
Coding sequences within it:
- a CDS encoding TRAP transporter permease encodes the protein MEKDKEFESLTAEQQQELLEKYDPESSTRKFHHGIFKWIIFFGLLAFSLFQLVASIFQFIPRQLLLSIHLGFALSLVFLLFPARKKNLKKDKIAWYDVVLSVISIGIGAYWPIMQDDIVSRVGLMTSLDFYVGFAAMILVLEATRRAVGLPITIIASAFILYMYYGRLMPGFLAHRGYDWDDIVKTMFFTSEGILGTPLYVSATFIFLFLLFGAFLVKTGVGQYFNDLAVSIAGKRVGGPAKVAIFSSALQGTISGSSVANVVTSGSFTIPMMKKLGYRKEFAGGVEAAASTGGQLMPPIMGAAAFLMVEFIGGISYWDIAKAASIPAVLYFTGIWIMTHFEAKRIGLRGLSDEEMPNRKEVFKKIYLLLPILTVIILLVSGMSVMRAALWSIVATIVISAIRKDTRIGFKDAVDALVDGARTALSVAVATAAAGMIVGVVTKTGLGLTLANGLVDLAADLTNTTEGKLILTLIFTMIASIVLGMGSPTTANYVITSTIAAPAIILLGAPELAAHLFVFYFGIIADITPPVALAAFAAAGVSGGEPIRTGVNSAKLAIAAFIIPYMFVLSPELLMIDTTIPRLLWVVFTAVTGMMAIGAGMIGYWYRRVFVIERLLCVAAGLLLIYPEGMSDIIGLVLFGIMLALQFFIKREDKTPTKATA
- a CDS encoding DUF1850 domain-containing protein translates to MKKFSFIGAILLILCVGIILFIPLQTFLVIEPRSTTGDPVLFSLPEDHSFSVRYTHSIHLSEVEEFYHQTSANQIQQTQLLYEDTAIGMPANAEGNETFEVTKEGKYLISNMDKVFPFIDIRIGQVVANHRLVMDEKEYPLADYFDKGSVVRVQIMKQSLYDQWKGVTVVGKR
- a CDS encoding TAXI family TRAP transporter solute-binding subunit encodes the protein MKKRSLFLSTALLLVLSVVLAACGGGSGGGSSSDGEGNKEVDFIGIATGGTGGTYYPLGGTFAKIIEDETGIKSSASTSGASAENMAAVKDGKTEIAFTQTDIASYASEGTEMFKDNKVENARGIATLYPETIQIVTTKDSGIKSVEDLKGKVVSVGEAGSGTLLNATQILEVHGIKLEDLEARNLSFDDSTTGIQDGTIDAAFITSGTPTGAVEGLAATEDITIVPVESDKVSELIEKYPYYSEDEIPAGTYSKVDEAVTTVAVRAMLVTNADISEDVIYDVTKAIFENTDKITHAKGKLIKAEDGLKGMGIELHPGAKKYFDEKGISME
- a CDS encoding phosphatidylglycerophosphatase A — protein: MNKPVHSRDVTKAALQRLKDRGVTIEDIAEIVFEMQYPYNHELTMDDCIDSVKRVLLKREIQHAILVGVELDQLAEEKKLSEPLQSIVETDEGLFGVDETIALGAALGYGSIAVTTFGHLDKNKIGIIRELDTKNGKGVHTFLDDIVASIAANASSRIAHSLRDREENISEEDKLKFEDEELIG
- a CDS encoding esterase family protein, with amino-acid sequence MTTVRGTVTELNLFSKELNEEMKMLVYLPATYSPLYKYTLLIAQDGKDYFQLGRIPRLADELLSKKEIENMIIVGVPYKDVEDRRRKYHPHGEENDAYIRFLAHELVPYLDEHYPTYHIGMGRALIGDSLGATVSLMTALKYPNTFGKVLLQSPFVNEKVLDAVEDFTQPHLLSIYHIIGKQETEVKTTDGKVKDFLKPNRQLHETFDQKGFSSFYDEFDGDHTWKHWQPDLKRALKLMF
- a CDS encoding YjcG family protein, translated to MNYGIVIFPSKKLQDIANSYRKRYDPHYALVPPHLTLKNVFSADDDQIKDIAGKLSVISKKYDPFNLKVYKVSSFQPVNNVIYFKVESNPELQGLHDDMHHQNFMGDEPEFAFVPHITIAQKLSNDEHSDIFGSLSMLGIDHEETIDRFHLLYQLENGSWTVYETFRLGKEQ
- a CDS encoding GNAT family N-acetyltransferase; translation: MNVEVAKSEDQIQEVFHIRKKVFVEEQHVPLEEEIDEYENESTHFVLYAEDKAVGAGRFRILDGVGKVERICVLKSIRGKGAGRELMLAIEEYAKRQPLSQLKLNAQTYAIPFYEGLGYQVTSDEFLDAGIPHKTMKKTI